A stretch of Pseudomonas sp. 7SR1 DNA encodes these proteins:
- a CDS encoding efflux RND transporter permease subunit: MNDHNPALEQQVVTARLEDFDPRSGNLGERAIFNHRPWVILLCLLATLVLGYQASKIGLNASFEKTIPTSHPYVAHFLEQRSELSGLGNSIRIAVEVKDGSIFDKDYLDTLARLNDEIYLLPGVDKPYMKSLWTPTTRWTAVTEEGLDGGTVIPDSYDGSPTSLDEVRTNVARSGEIGQLVAANFQSSVIFVPLLEINPATGKALDAGEFSRQLEALRDKYQSARIQIHITGFTKIIGDLIAGLTQVLLFFVVAVLVTVAVLYWYTRCARSTALVVLCSLVAVLWQIGLLASLGYDLDPYSALVPFLVFAIGMSHGAQKMNGIMQDIGRGTHRVIAARYTFRRLFAAGMTALLCDAVGFAVLIVIKIQVIQDLAITASIGVAVLIFTNLILLPILLSYVGVGAKAAARSLRTETAELAASVRHPFWRFLDLFTQRSWACSACLVGLALAVGGFAVSLQLKVGDLDPGAPELRPDSRYNRDAAFMTQNYAASSDIFVVMVKTPEDQCTRYPTLAAVDSLAWQLEQLPGVESTNSMAALSKIAAAGYNEGNFKWYELIPNDGALGAVQTRAPRELFNQGCSVLSLYVYLADHKADTLQRVVETSEAFIARQQLPDVKFMLAAGSAGIEAATNIVVKKAMREMLFWVYGAVVLLCWVTFRSWRAVLAAVLPLVLTSILCEALMVGLGMGVKVATLPVIALGVGIGVDYALYVLSIILVHMRAGASLSEAYYRALLFTGKVVLLTGITLAIAVATWAWSPIKFQADMGILLAFMFLVNMLGALILLPALAYFLLPQRLFAKKPEPSGALQPIGEGGN, from the coding sequence GTGAACGACCATAATCCCGCCCTCGAACAGCAAGTGGTGACCGCCCGCCTGGAGGACTTCGACCCGCGCTCCGGCAACCTGGGCGAGCGGGCGATCTTCAATCACCGGCCCTGGGTCATCCTGCTCTGCCTGCTGGCGACCCTGGTACTGGGTTACCAGGCCAGCAAGATCGGGTTGAATGCCAGTTTCGAGAAGACCATCCCGACGTCCCATCCCTATGTCGCCCATTTCCTCGAACAACGCAGCGAACTGAGCGGTCTGGGCAATTCGATCCGCATCGCCGTGGAGGTCAAGGACGGCAGTATCTTCGACAAGGACTACCTCGACACCCTGGCCCGGCTCAACGACGAAATCTATCTGCTGCCCGGTGTCGACAAGCCCTATATGAAGTCATTGTGGACACCGACCACCCGCTGGACCGCCGTGACCGAAGAGGGACTGGATGGCGGCACGGTGATCCCGGACAGCTACGACGGCTCGCCGACCAGCCTGGACGAGGTGCGCACCAACGTCGCCCGTTCCGGCGAGATCGGCCAACTGGTGGCGGCCAACTTTCAGTCCAGCGTGATCTTCGTGCCGTTGCTGGAGATCAACCCGGCGACCGGCAAGGCGCTGGACGCCGGCGAGTTCTCCCGGCAGTTGGAAGCGTTGCGCGACAAGTACCAGAGCGCGCGGATCCAGATCCATATCACAGGGTTCACCAAGATCATCGGCGACCTGATCGCCGGCCTGACCCAGGTGCTGCTGTTCTTCGTGGTGGCGGTGCTGGTGACGGTGGCGGTGCTCTATTGGTACACCCGCTGTGCGCGCAGCACGGCATTGGTGGTGCTCTGCTCGCTGGTGGCTGTGCTTTGGCAGATCGGCCTGCTCGCCAGCCTCGGTTACGACCTGGATCCCTATTCGGCGCTGGTTCCCTTCCTGGTATTCGCCATCGGCATGAGCCATGGCGCGCAGAAAATGAATGGCATCATGCAGGACATCGGTCGTGGCACCCACCGGGTGATTGCCGCGCGCTACACCTTCCGTCGTCTGTTCGCCGCTGGCATGACCGCGTTGCTCTGCGATGCCGTGGGCTTCGCTGTGCTGATCGTGATCAAGATCCAGGTGATCCAGGACCTGGCGATCACCGCCAGCATCGGTGTGGCGGTGCTGATCTTCACCAACCTGATCCTGCTGCCGATTCTGCTCAGTTATGTCGGGGTCGGTGCCAAGGCGGCGGCACGCAGCCTGCGTACGGAAACGGCCGAGTTGGCTGCGAGCGTCAGGCATCCGTTCTGGCGCTTCCTCGATCTGTTCACCCAGCGTTCCTGGGCGTGCTCGGCCTGCCTGGTTGGCCTGGCGCTGGCAGTGGGCGGGTTCGCCGTCAGCCTGCAATTGAAGGTGGGCGACCTGGATCCCGGCGCGCCGGAACTGCGGCCGGACTCACGCTATAACCGCGATGCGGCCTTCATGACGCAAAACTATGCGGCCAGTTCGGACATTTTCGTGGTGATGGTGAAAACTCCGGAAGACCAGTGCACCCGCTATCCGACCCTGGCTGCCGTCGATTCCCTGGCCTGGCAACTGGAACAACTGCCGGGCGTGGAGTCCACCAACTCCATGGCCGCCCTGAGCAAGATCGCCGCCGCCGGCTATAACGAGGGCAACTTCAAGTGGTACGAGTTGATTCCCAACGACGGCGCCCTTGGCGCGGTACAGACCCGGGCGCCCCGAGAACTGTTCAACCAGGGCTGTTCGGTGCTCTCGCTCTACGTGTACCTGGCCGACCATAAGGCCGACACCTTGCAACGGGTGGTGGAAACCAGCGAAGCCTTCATCGCCCGGCAGCAGTTGCCGGACGTCAAGTTCATGCTCGCCGCCGGCAGCGCCGGGATCGAGGCCGCCACCAACATTGTGGTCAAGAAGGCCATGCGCGAGATGCTGTTCTGGGTCTATGGCGCCGTTGTCCTGCTTTGCTGGGTAACCTTCCGCTCCTGGCGCGCGGTACTCGCCGCGGTGCTGCCATTGGTGCTCACGTCGATTCTCTGCGAGGCGCTGATGGTCGGACTCGGCATGGGCGTCAAGGTGGCCACCTTGCCGGTGATCGCCCTGGGCGTGGGGATTGGCGTCGACTACGCACTCTACGTGCTGAGCATCATCCTGGTGCACATGCGCGCCGGCGCCTCGTTGTCCGAGGCGTACTACCGGGCATTGCTGTTCACCGGCAAGGTGGTGCTGCTGACCGGCATCACCCTGGCCATCGCCGTGGCAACCTGGGCCTGGTCGCCGATCAAGTTCCAGGCCGACATGGGCATCCTGCTGGCGTTCATGTTCTTGGTGAACATGCTCGGCGCCCTGATCCTGCTGCCGGCGCTGGCTTACTTCCTGTTGCCCCAGCGACTCTTCGCAAAAAAGCCTGAGCCCTCCGGGGCGCTGCAGCCGATCGGGGAGGGGGGCAACTGA